A portion of the Plodia interpunctella isolate USDA-ARS_2022_Savannah chromosome 4, ilPloInte3.2, whole genome shotgun sequence genome contains these proteins:
- the Sap30 gene encoding histone deacetylase complex subunit SAP30 homolog — protein sequence MIQREYQMNNGFSTGEEDSRGNLDQICCLVDDGERCRRSAGNAAYSKRIQKTVTQRRLKLNIDLQARHTYICDFHKNMIQCARTKQRRVKDSEDDSNEAEMDSPEVDWFQLQVPTLRRYKKHYKVPTRPGWNKAQLAEAIQKHFKSLPVNEKEITTYFIYMVKTNGNKLDQKNGINSDSL from the exons ATGATTCAACGCGAGTATCAAATGAACAACGGGTTTAGTACAGGAGAAGAAGATTCAAGAGGTAATTTGGATCAAATATGTTGCCTTGTGGATGATGGTGAGCGATGCAGACGGTCTGCTGGGAACGCCGCATACAGCAAGCGCATTCAGAAGACTGTCACGCAGAGAAGGCTCAAACTCAATATAGATCTTCAG GCAAGGCATACATACATTTGTGATTTTCACAAAAACATGATACAATGTGCAAGAACTAAGCAGAGGAGAGTTAAGGACTCTGAAGACGATAGCAATGAGGCTGAGATGGATTCACCAGAAGTAGACTGGTTTCAATTGCAAGTGCCCACGTTGAGGAGGTACAAGAAGCACTATAAGGTCCCCACTAGGCCGGGATGGAACAAGGCTCAATTAGCtgaa gcTATTCAGAAACACTTCAAGTCATTACCAGTCAATGAAAAGGAAATCACAACATACTTCATTTACATGGTGAAAACAAACGGCAATAAATTGGACCAgaaaaatggaataaattcAGATTCCCTTTAA